From the genome of Thermosynechococcus sp. NK55a:
GGAAGTGCTCCTGATCCGGTGCCCATTCGTAGGCATAGCCGGGGGAGATCATCATGCCGTCTACGCCTAGGGAACTGACAAAATCAAAGAATTCCTGGATTTCCTTGGGATCCACCCCTTCAAAAATCGTCGTGTTGGTGGTGACCCGGAAGCCCTTGGCTTTAGCCGCTTTGATTGCTTTGACAGCCGTGTCAAAGACCCCTTGACGAGCCACACATTTGTCGTGCCACTCCCGCAGACCATCGAGGTGAACGCTGAAGCTAAAGTAGGGGGAGGGCTTGAACCTATGGAGATTTTCCTCTAGGAGAATACCATTGGTACACAGGTAAACAAACTTCCGCCGTGCCACCAAGCCACTGACAATTTCATCAATTTGCGGGTGCAGCAGGGGTTCCCCGCCGGGAATGGCGACAATTGGCGCACCACATTCCTCAACGGCCTGGAAGCACTCCTCCGGGGTGAGATATTTGCGCAGGACCTCAAGGGGATGCTGAATTTTACCGCAACCGGAACAGGCCAGATTACAGCGAAAGAGAGGCTCAAGCATCAAGGTGAGGGGAAAGCGCTTTTTGCCCTGTAGGCGTTGCGAGATGATATAGGTTGCGACTTCCACTGCCTGCTTGATGTGGACTCCCATGGGCAATTCTCCTCAATGTGGCTAATTTTCTAGCCAAAGCGCTTAATAACAGATGCTTAATAGTTGTAGCAGCTTTGTGGGCGATCGCCAAAGTGTCC
Proteins encoded in this window:
- the hpnH gene encoding adenosyl-hopene transferase HpnH, with product MGVHIKQAVEVATYIISQRLQGKKRFPLTLMLEPLFRCNLACSGCGKIQHPLEVLRKYLTPEECFQAVEECGAPIVAIPGGEPLLHPQIDEIVSGLVARRKFVYLCTNGILLEENLHRFKPSPYFSFSVHLDGLREWHDKCVARQGVFDTAVKAIKAAKAKGFRVTTNTTIFEGVDPKEIQEFFDFVSSLGVDGMMISPGYAYEWAPDQEHFLKREQTRALFREILAPYRAGQKKWNFNHNPLFLDFLVGEKDYECTPWGMPSYSVLGWQKPCYLLNEGHYKTWKELIENTDWDKYGHKSGNPKCRDCMVHCGYEATAAMDAFNPANMVKAASSLF